A region from the Algoriphagus machipongonensis genome encodes:
- the nirD gene encoding nitrite reductase small subunit NirD, translating into MEELLKTYQTVAQNEVINWVSVGKAADFPANGGGCIKYKSKQIAVYYFQRTDTWYACQNLCPHKMEMVLSRGMIGDASGIPKVACPLHKKTFSLENGSNLNGEDYSIATYPVKIEDGNVYIGFAD; encoded by the coding sequence ATGGAAGAATTATTGAAAACATATCAAACTGTAGCTCAAAACGAGGTTATCAATTGGGTGTCCGTGGGTAAAGCTGCAGATTTTCCAGCGAATGGTGGAGGCTGTATCAAATACAAATCAAAACAAATAGCAGTTTACTATTTTCAGCGCACCGATACTTGGTATGCCTGCCAGAATCTTTGCCCTCATAAAATGGAAATGGTGCTGTCTCGAGGGATGATTGGAGATGCTTCAGGAATCCCAAAAGTAGCTTGCCCTTTACATAAGAAGACCTTTTCCTTAGAAAATGGAAGCAATTTAAATGGAGAAGATTATAGCATTGCTACTTATCCCGTCAAAATAGAAGATGGAAATGTATATATTGGTTTTGCGGATTAA
- a CDS encoding sensor histidine kinase, translated as MAQHTKTLDQYTFNRLRRLYIIALGAIAISLLTSQFLIRTYLNDQEDDSKLINVAGRQRMLSQKLTKEVLLLTLNKSDSTKQPLIENIHATQAEWEMAHQALKFGDEKLGLEAENSPEISEMFAGIQPTFDQVITTTQSLILLSQKPSPDSVLVNQELKKLQGAASAFLKQMEKIVDQYDNEAKAKVSKLRKLEIGITIFTLLVLLGEFLIIFWPSAKAMKNSIRELMEAEKKAVKMAKDADLLSQSKEKSVRELRALSQAMDEILLFARVTPEGYVTHMGDQFARLLQAKKLNLNAKFSELISINENEQLMVDRIISENKKSGWQGEIKACNKEGTEIWLDFSMLPFNAGENKTELIIVCLDITKRKEAMLEVERLTKESFEEKMLQQKVLSRQIIENQENEQNRIAKDIHDGIGQMLTGLKYLLESVELENPESAAEKIEKLKLLTSNIIKGVRTATFNLTPPELKDYGIVPALTELTQELEKLTDKNIVLFNKTDFNQRLDSLVEINLYRITQEAINNAIKYADSSHIIVTISHSEKLLSIIVDDNGKGFDKSKLKAKPDKDGGMGLTFMQERINYINGRLFINSSENEGTRVTLNVPLQ; from the coding sequence ATGGCTCAGCATACCAAAACTTTAGATCAGTATACTTTTAATCGGCTCCGGCGTTTATACATCATCGCTTTAGGCGCCATCGCTATTTCCTTACTGACTAGCCAATTTTTAATTCGTACCTATCTAAACGATCAGGAAGACGATAGTAAACTTATCAATGTAGCTGGTAGGCAACGAATGCTCAGTCAAAAATTGACAAAAGAGGTACTTTTGCTGACTCTCAATAAATCAGATTCCACAAAACAGCCATTGATTGAAAATATTCATGCCACGCAAGCGGAATGGGAGATGGCGCATCAAGCTTTAAAATTTGGGGATGAAAAGTTAGGTTTAGAAGCAGAAAACAGCCCTGAAATCTCAGAAATGTTTGCTGGAATCCAGCCTACTTTTGATCAAGTGATCACTACTACCCAATCTTTGATTTTACTATCCCAAAAGCCATCTCCCGATTCTGTTTTGGTCAATCAGGAATTGAAGAAACTTCAAGGGGCAGCATCTGCATTTTTGAAACAAATGGAAAAAATTGTCGATCAATACGACAATGAAGCCAAAGCAAAAGTATCCAAATTAAGAAAGCTAGAAATTGGCATTACCATATTCACCTTGCTTGTATTGCTAGGAGAGTTTTTGATCATCTTTTGGCCATCGGCAAAAGCGATGAAAAACAGCATTCGAGAACTCATGGAAGCAGAGAAAAAAGCGGTCAAAATGGCCAAGGATGCTGATTTGCTTTCTCAATCCAAAGAAAAATCTGTTCGTGAACTGAGAGCTCTAAGTCAGGCCATGGACGAAATCTTGCTTTTTGCCCGAGTAACTCCTGAGGGATATGTGACTCATATGGGTGATCAGTTTGCAAGACTCCTTCAAGCCAAAAAGCTAAACCTGAATGCCAAGTTTTCAGAATTGATTTCCATTAATGAAAATGAACAGTTAATGGTAGATCGGATTATTTCCGAAAACAAAAAATCAGGTTGGCAAGGTGAAATCAAAGCGTGTAATAAAGAAGGCACAGAAATATGGCTGGATTTCTCCATGCTACCTTTTAATGCAGGAGAAAATAAGACCGAACTGATTATTGTTTGTCTTGATATCACCAAGCGTAAAGAAGCCATGCTCGAGGTGGAGCGCCTCACCAAAGAAAGTTTTGAGGAAAAGATGCTTCAACAAAAAGTGTTGAGCCGTCAGATTATAGAAAATCAAGAGAATGAGCAAAACCGGATTGCTAAAGATATCCATGATGGTATCGGTCAAATGCTTACAGGTTTAAAATACTTGCTAGAGAGTGTTGAACTAGAAAATCCCGAATCTGCTGCCGAAAAAATAGAAAAACTGAAGTTACTCACGAGTAATATCATCAAAGGGGTAAGGACTGCTACTTTTAACCTTACCCCTCCAGAACTGAAAGATTACGGGATCGTTCCAGCTTTGACAGAATTGACCCAGGAACTGGAAAAATTGACGGATAAAAACATCGTTCTTTTCAATAAGACCGATTTTAATCAAAGGCTTGATTCATTGGTGGAGATTAACTTGTATAGAATCACCCAGGAAGCCATCAACAATGCCATCAAGTATGCAGATTCTTCTCATATCATCGTAACTATTTCCCATAGCGAAAAACTGCTAAGCATCATTGTAGATGACAACGGCAAAGGATTTGACAAATCGAAATTGAAAGCTAAGCCAGATAAGGACGGCGGAATGGGACTAACTTTTATGCAGGAAAGAATCAATTACATCAATGGAAGACTGTTTATCAATTCCTCTGAAAACGAGGGTACAAGAGTAACCTTGAACGTCCCTTTGCAATAA
- a CDS encoding DUF4202 domain-containing protein — MTIFNKAIAKIDAINSEDPVNETLGEHQYAKELLYSIRMSKRLEAFDPNAPEHLKIAARAQHIGRWKIPRSEYPMDRVGYLRWREELKKMHADITSKLLSDVGYDEGFIDRVTHLIRKKHLKSDLETQTLEDVICLVFLEHYFEDFAAKHEKEKIIDILKKTWTKMSEKGHKAALQISFSPESLQLIKEAVLE; from the coding sequence ATGACCATTTTTAATAAAGCAATTGCTAAAATCGACGCGATCAATTCCGAGGACCCTGTAAATGAAACCCTTGGGGAACATCAGTATGCAAAAGAATTGCTCTATTCCATACGAATGAGCAAAAGATTGGAGGCCTTTGACCCCAATGCTCCTGAACATCTAAAAATTGCTGCTAGAGCACAACATATTGGCAGGTGGAAAATTCCAAGATCAGAATACCCGATGGACCGAGTTGGATACTTGCGATGGAGGGAAGAACTGAAAAAAATGCATGCAGACATTACTTCCAAACTATTATCTGATGTCGGGTATGATGAAGGATTTATTGATAGAGTAACCCATTTGATTCGCAAAAAACATCTAAAATCGGATTTGGAAACCCAAACCTTAGAGGATGTCATTTGCCTGGTTTTTCTGGAGCATTATTTTGAAGATTTTGCAGCCAAACATGAAAAGGAAAAAATCATCGACATCTTAAAAAAGACCTGGACAAAAATGTCCGAAAAAGGCCATAAGGCCGCATTACAAATTTCATTTTCTCCCGAAAGCTTGCAACTCATAAAAGAAGCAGTGTTAGAATAA